In Atribacterota bacterium, the genomic window GGGGATACATAATCTTTCCCGGTTTTTTGCCCTGGGCGGATGGAAAACGTTCTGGTCGGTTGCCGGATATCCGGAAGCCACCCTTCGGGGTCGAATTGCGGGACGAATGCGTCTTGCTCTTTCCCGGCCGATTATCACTTTCGATATTCCTTTTTTCAATATGGGTGTTTTGCAGAATATGACCGGAACAGTCTTTTTTGAAGGAGGATTTGCTGGGGAAACGTTGTCAGAGTTGGCTTCTCTTTTCTCAGTGGGTGGAGAACTCACCGTGCACGCCTTTTTGGCTGAAGGAATTCCATTTTCTTTCACCGTAGGGTATGCAAAGCCCCTGAAGACTGACTATGCAGAAGAGTGGCGCTTAGAACTTGGAGTGCGCTTTCGATAGGGCGCTTTTATCGCTTTTTTACGATGACCGTTTTTCCCTGCCAGCTGAAGTAGGCAACGTGCCCCTCTTTTTCTAATTCCAGAATTTCCTTCCAGACTTCTACGATATCAGTCTTGACTCGTTCAGCCAGGTCCGAAAGATAAATCGCTTCTTGAAATGCTCGGAGGATTTTCTCTTTTAGGTCTTTTTCCCCTTCGCTACTCTGGGTAAGGAACACCAGTCTTTTCTCCAGGAAAAGGCTATTTAACGTGAATTATACCATCTTTTTACCATTCCACAGGGGATTTTTGGGTTCATTCTTCCGGATTTTTCCAGGATGGTTCACAAAAATTTGCTTTTGCCCCGAGAAGGGAAAAAGAAGAAATAGGAAATTCACTGTGTGGTTGTATTTGTCAATTATTGTGGGAGGTAGAGAACGTGAAAAAAATACCTACTTTTGGATTCTCATTTTGGTTGTGGTGGCGTCCTTAGGGGTATCCGAGGCGAAGGAACGGGTGAAACTCGCTCCTGATACCCCGGATACCGAAATCATTTTCATGAACCCGGCGGAAGTGGACTCTTCGCTTTTACCCCTTGATTCCATTAAGAATTTGCACACCACCGGTATTCCTCCTGAAAATCTCGATATTGGAAGCTGGCGTCTTGAGATTTCTGGAGTAAAGGCGCAAAGCCCCCTCTCCCTTTCCTACGAAGAACTCCTGGCTCTTCCCATGGTCAAAAAGAAAGTACTCCTCATCTGCCCCGGTTTTTTCGCCGACTATGCTGAGTGGGAAGGGGTGCCGCTGCGAACTCTTCTTGAGAGAGCTCAGGTCGAGGAATACCGACGAATTCGCCTTGTTGGCATTGATGGGTACGAAGTGTTTTTTACCCAACGAGAACTGGAGGAAGAAAAGCTCGACCTCCTTTTTCTTGCTCTGCGGGTGAATGGGGAAGCACTTCCCCTTGAGCACGGTTTTCCCGTACGTCTAGTGGCCGAGGATTTTTACGGTAGTCGCTGGGTGAAATGGTTAAAGGAAATCGTGGTGGAATAGGTATACCCCGCATCTTGCGATGCGGGGTCGGGTTAAAATTTCCTGCGAGCCAAAAGCATCTGGTTTAAAAGCACACTTCCCACCAGCACCACTCCCAGAGAGCCAAGTTGCCAGATTTGGTGAATACCAGCCAGCTGCATGCCATTGTAAAGGAGGGTGATGATGGCCACTCCCATGATGACCCCTCCAATGGTACCTTCGCCGCCCTTGATGTTCACTCCACCTAAGACTGCGATGGTAATGGCCTGCATTTCATAGCCCAGTCCCACATCCGGTCGAGCACTGGCAATCCGAGAAGTGATGATCCATCCAGAAAGAGCCGCCAAAAACCCAGCCAGGGTATACACCGTAAGGCGGGTACGACGCACATTGATACCCGAAAAGAAGGCCGCGGTTTCATTGTTGCCTACCCCATAGAGATATCGTCCAAAGGCATGCTTTTCCAGTAGAAACCAGAGAATGAGAATGACCGGGATAAAAATAAAGAGCACCTGGAAGGGAATTCCACCCAACCTGTACTGGCCCACGAAATAGAAGGTCTCCGGGAAATTGGACACCGGCATGGGGTTCGGTCCAAAGCGGGGGTCTACAGCCACAATCAGAGCTAAGGATTTGTAGATGTAGAGTGAAGCCAAGGTGACGATGAGGGGAAGAATTCGGAGATAACTCACTAAAACCCCATTCACGTATCCCATCCCCACCCCGGTAAGAAGTCCCACCAGAATGGAAAGAGAAGGGTTGAGACCCGCTCGTCCAATGAGTACCCCGATCACCATAGCCACCAGGGTGAGCATGGATCCCACGGAGAGGTCGATACCTCCACCGCCGGAGAGAATCACCAGCATCTCAGCCATGGCTAAAAGTCCTAATTCAACTCCATACTGGGTCATGTTGGTGAGGTTGTAGAAGGTGAAAAACCCTGGAACACCAAAAGAAAAGACGATGAAAAGAATGAGCAGAAGCACCAGGAGAAAGAGCATCCGATTTTCCACGATCTGCCCCACAATGCGTCTCATAGCCGTTCTCCCCTTGCGCGGACGACGTCGATAACTACCGAAACAAGAATAAGGGCTCCAATCACCAGACCCTCGCTTAAAGCCGGAACGTTGAGAAGGACCATTCCGTTTTTGATGATTCCTACGAGGAAAGCTCCCAGGAGGCTTCCAATCACGGTTCCTTTCCCACCTAAGATGCTCGTTCCCCCCAGGACCACGGCAGCGATGACTTCCAGCTCAAATCCGGTTCCGGTGTTGGTCTGGACAATCCCGGTACGAGCCACGTAGATGAGTCCAGCAAAACCCACCAGGATTCCGGTAACGGTGTAGACGAAGAGAGTGGTTTTAGCCAGATTCACCCCTGAGACTCGAGCGGCTTCGGGGTTATTACCCAGCGCGTAAATGGCCCTCCCTAAAGAACGGGAATTCAGAAAATAGCTAAAGAAAACGATGAGAATGACCGTAATCCACATGGAAATGGGTATACCAAGCCACTTTCCTAACCCAATCACCCGAATCGCTGGAGGAATTCCTGAAACCCACCGCCCCCCCAAAAGCTGGAAAAGGAGGCTACGGATGATGTTGAGCATTCCCAGGGTGACGATGATCGGGGGTATTTTCCCATAGGCAATGAGGAAGCCATTGACCAGTCCCATCAAAAGTCCCACTCCCATGGCGGCCAGGACTACAGAAAACACTGGAGCACTTCCCATAAGTAGCTTTCCGGCCACTACCGAGGACATTCCCAGCATTGATCCTATGGAAACGTCAATCCCTCCGGTGATGATGATCATGGTCATACCAATGGCCGCAATAGCAGTGCCAGCAAGCTGAAGGAGAAGATTGGTGAGGTTACTCACCGAGAGGAACCGTTCCGTAGTGAGGGAAAAGACCACCGCCAGAACCACGATCAATCCGAAAACCGTAAATTCCCTTTTTCGAAGAAGAGTTCTTCGCTTCATCGGGTTCGTACTCCCACCATTCGTTCCCCGGTTGCTGCCCGGATAATCGTCTCGGAGCTGGCTTCGTCTCGTTCGAAAATTCCGGTGATCCGTCCTTCGTGCATCACCACCACCCGGTCGGAAAGTTTCAGAATTTCGGGAAGCTCTGAGGAGATGATGACCACTCCCAGCCCTTGGTCAGCTAAGTGAGCAACGAGGTTGTGGATTTCCGATTTTGAGGCCACATCCACCCCCCTGGTGGGTTCATCCAGGAAAAGGACTTTGGGGGTGGTTCCCAGCCATTTGGCAATGACCACTTTTTGCTGGTTTCCCCCGCTTAAGCTGTACACCTTGGTCCACAAGTTGGGGGTTTTGATGTTGAGGTCATGAACGTAGCGTTCTCCTCGTTTTTGCTCTTCTTTTGTATTCACCACACCCAGACCACCCAAAAGCTCTTTCAAGAAAGTGATGGAAATGTTGTACCCCACCGAGAGGATGGGGAAAAGTCCCTGGATTTTGCGGTCTTCGGGCAGGTAGGCAATGCCACTCCGCATGGCCTCTTCCGGAGAGGTAAACTGTACCGTTTTTCCGTCAAAAACCACCTTTCCGTTATCAGGGGATCCAATGCCAAAGATGGTCTGGGCTACGTCGGTTCTTCCCGAACCCACCAGACCAAAGAATCCCAGGATTTCCCCGGGAAAAACCTCAAAAGAAATGTCATAAAACCGCCCTTTTCTGGTAAGGTTTTCGACGAGGAGAACCGGTGTGTCACCTCGCTTTTGTTTCCGTTCAATGGTTTCCACCAGTAACTTCCCGGCCATGAGCTCCACAATCCGATCCCGGTTCACTTCTCCAATGGAGAACGTTCCCCGAATTTCTCCATCACGCATGATCGTTACCCGATCGGCAATGCGGAAAATTTCTTCCAGCCGATGGCTGATGTAAATGATACCCACTCCCCGTTCCCGCAATTTCCTGATGATCTCAAAAAGGCGTTCAGTCTCATGCTCGGTGAGAATGGCGGTGGGTTCATCGAAAATGATTACCCTGGACTCATAAGCCAAAGCCTTGGCGATGAGGACCAGCTGTTGCAAACCCACGCTCAGTTCCCCCATGGGTTCTTTCAGAAAGTGGTAGGGTAAATCTAACGAGGAAAAAAGTGCCCGGGCCTTTTCTTCCTCGGCTTTCCAGTCAATGCTCCCCCAAGGACGACGAATTTCCCTTCCCAGAAAAATGTTTTCCATGGCCGAGAGTTCGTTGTATACCAGGGGTTCCTGGTAGACCGTGGCAATGCCCATCTCCTGAGCTTTGCGGGGAGAGTCGATGACTACCGATTTTTCCAGATAGTGAATTTCTCCCCGGTCTGGCTGCAAGGCTCCAGAGATGATTTTAATCAGGGTGGACTTTCCTGCTCCATTCTCTCCCACCAGGGCATGGACTTCTCCCGGACGAAGCGAAAAATCAACTCCCTTTAGGGCATGCACACCGCCGAATGATTTGACGATACTTCGTACATCTAAAATGGTTTCCATGAGCTTTGCTCCAGTAAAAGTGCGAAGCGCCCCGATCGGGGCGCTTCTTGGGATTCACGTTTTAGAAGAGTTTCTCAAACTCTTCAATGTTGGAGACATCAAACACCTTGGGTGGCCCAAGCACCAGCATCTTGTCTTTGGCAATGTACCTGGGCTTGGTGCTGATACCGGGTACATCGTACTCTTTTCCATCTTCGAACTGGTTCCCATCCAGAAGATACTTCGCCGCCCAGACGGTCAGATACCCCAGGTCCACCGGGTTCCAAAGGACGAAACTCTTGACGGTACCACTCTTCACGTATTTGGCCATCATGGATGGCACAGAAAGTCCAGTAGACACAATTTGCCCGCTCTTTCCGGCCTGCTCAATGGCTTCTGCCACACCCGGAGCAGAGGTGCTGCACTGCCCGATAACGCCCTTTAGGTTGGGGAAGGCATTGATGAGGTCAAGCATCACGTTGATGGCCTGCTGCACGTCCTCTTCGGCGTAGCGGATGGTCACCAGCTTCATCTTGGGGTAGTTGGCTAACCTCTGCAACTCATAGAGAATCCAGGTGTTCAGGTTCCAGGCCGTCGGTCCACAAGACACAATGGCAAATTCGCCTTCTTCGCCCATCGCTTTGGCCAGTTCATCCATAATGGTGTAGCCGATTTCATCCTGCAGTGCCTGGTTGACAAAGAGGTCCCGGAAGTCACCGTCGGTGTCACTGGTCATCGCTAAAATTCCTTTTTCCTTGGCCTTCTTGAGTACTGGAGCAATTGCAGCTGGGTCGTTGGGAGCCACGGCGATGGCATCGACGCCCTGGGTAATGAGGTTATCGACAATTTCAATCTGTTTGGCCACATCTGCAGTAACCGGTCCCGTGTAAATGAATTCCACATCGAGATCCGCGGCGGCTTTCTTCCCACCCTCTTCCATGGCGTTGAAGTAGGGGATTCCAATGAGCTTCGGCACAAAGGCAATCTTATATTTGGCGAAGGCTACCGAAGAGAGGAACAGTACCGTAAAAACCACCAGGAGAACCAACACGCCGTACTTTTTCATAATCACTCCTCCTTTATATTTAAAATATACCTACTTATATTATAGCGATTGTTTCCCTTCTAGGGGAATGGTTGTTTCCTGTTTTTTCAAAAATTTCCTCCCAATTTTTTCGGTAGTTTTAGCGAATGGGAATCGAGCGCTTTGGAGAAACATGGTATCATGACTGCAAGAGGAAGAAGAAACGTGATCCATGTCTTATTTTCTTATCGCTCTGGCGCTCTGGCAAACCGAAGAAACTTGGAATTGTGCCTTCGCTACAATCTGGCTGGTTTTACCGATAACCTCAACGGTCTTTGGATTTTCACCGAGATTCAAGAGGGTGATTTCGTCTTCTTTCTCTATGGTGCCAGAATTTTTAATCTCTGTAAGGTGGAAAAGAAAAAAGCCTTTAAAATCCGGCAAACATGGGATCATGGGAAAAGATTACCTTCCGATCGGGTAGAACATACTCATTTCCCTTTCGCCTTTTTTTGACACCCATTCGAAAAATCGAAGAGCCGATGGTTCGAACTGAGTTTGCCTATGTAGCTGAAAATCTCTGCTTTTGCGGGGTGGTTACCGGAAGACTCATTTCCAAGCTGATTGGGTTACTCTTCAGGCTGTTTCCCAGATGGGGAAACCGTGGTCGAAGCCATATTTGTGTCGTACTACTATGGCGTTGGGGAAGGATTTCTTCCCCGATTCACTTTGCGTAATAGCCGTTCTTTCTCAGAAGTTTTTCCGTGCAGTGAGTTGATAGGTTCTTGAACTGAGAATACTTACTCCTTTGCCGAGCTTCGATCGAAGTTTGTCTTACATCTTCTTTAAAGGTTTCTCTCGGTTATGATCAAAAAAAATCGGCGGGCCGGAGAAAGCCCGCCGCGGTAGGGAGGGGTTTTTGAGCTGCTGATTTTTGTTGATGCTTATTAATACTGGGACTGAGTTACTGCAGCACCAAGACCCAGCGCCTGTTTCATTTTGGTGTAGAGTTCGGTATTATCGTACCAGCCGTCAAAGAGTTCGCTGTGTTTTCCCAGGGCAAAGACTGCAGTCGGTTCAGCAGTATGGGAGTAAGTGGTCCAACTTATTCCTGCCTTTTGACCCATGATGTGGGTGAGGGTGACTGTAAGGGGGTCGTAACCGCCATAGAGGACCTTGGCTTCGTCACCTTTTGGGGGTTCTTCGCTCATGCTGGCGGCGAAGGCTTTTTCTAAACGGGCCATCTCGTATTCGGTGAGAACCATGGCCAGGGTTTTGGCAGCTTCTTTATCGCCATTTTTGACCTTTTCCTCAAGTTGGCTTTTTTCCTCAGGGGTAAGCCACAGAAAGCCAAAGTTTTCCTGGATTGTGGGCCAGAAACTCTTGAGACTTTGTTGATCCTTGGGGGTGTTTTGGGCGTATTCTTTCACCTTTCCTTCAAAGACTTCGTAGGAGACTTTCTGGTTTTCAATCAGCTCCAGGTAGAGGTTATATCCGGTCAGGGCATACCCCAAGCTTAAACCGCCATTTCCATGGTCAGCAGTAACCACGATGAGCGTTTCTTCAGGGTGTTTTTCATAAAATTTCACTGCTTCGGCGACTGCCTGTTCAAAGTCGAGGATGTCTCCGATGACACTGCGGATGTCGTTGGCATGGCAGGCCCAGTCAATCTTTCCACCTTCCACCATCATGAAGAACCCTTTGGGGTTATCGAGGAGTTCAATCCCTTTGCGCACGAGTTCAGCCAAGGCAAATTGTTCTGCACTTCGGTCGATGGCATAGGGCATGGCAGCTTCGGAATCGAGTACTGGATTGATGACGATCACTTTGTCTTTTGGAGGGGTGAGCTTTTCAAAATCGCTGCGATTCCGGATTACGGTGTATCCCTTTTTAGCCAAAATGTCAAAGATGTTCTCCTTATCTTTTTCTTTTCCGGTGGGTTGGCGGAATCCACCGCCAGCAAAGTAGTCGAATCCACTTTCGCTGAGTTCCAGGGCGATTTCGTAGTAATTATTTCGGGAAGGATTGTGGGCGTATAATCCTGCCGGAGTAGCGTGGTCCAGGGAAACGGTGCTTAAGTTTCCAATTTTCATGCCTGCTGCTTTGGCTTCTTCAGCGAGGGTGGTGAACTTTTCAGTTTTACCTGGATCCATGTTGATGACTCCGTCCACAGTTTTTCTTCCACTCATTAAAGCCGTCATTGCCGATGCTGAGTCGGTGATGTAACGGCCAGCGTCGAAGGTGCTGGTGAGGCCCACTACCGGGAATTTGGTGAAGGAAATAGGTTCTCTTCCCGGGGTATCGCTCTTTAAGTCGTGGAGGTAGAATTCGGTCGCTTGGATTGCAGGAATGCTCATGCCATCACCGACGAAGAAGAACAGGTACTTCACTCCGGCTGCAAAGGCAGCTTGACTGACGAAGACCATGGTCAAAATGACCGTTGTTACTAGAAAATACCGCATTTTTCCAAACATGCTCTATACCTCCTCTTTATTTTTGAAATCGAACCGGCATGGAATACTTCACAAATTCATTGGCTTCGTAGTAGGCCTGGACCTGTTCTGGTGTAGCGTCGCTACTGGGTTTCCACCAGGCGTCTTCCAGCATGGTTTTTCGACTGATTTCCCAGATTTCTGGAGTAGCTGTAAGGCGAACCACTTCGTAGGAGAGTGTTTTTGGGGTAAGGGTGTATACGGTGTAGGACATGGGATAGGTGAGAGTAGAGGCATTTTCCACGTACCAGATACCGTTCTTTTCTACCGGTATCGTGCTCACGTGCCGGTGCCCTGAGAGGTAGAAGGAGACCTGGGGGTATTTCTCGAAGAGGGCGATCACTTCGTCGGCATTGTCGAGATAGAAGTTTTTCCATTCAGGTTTCTTTTCTTCTTCCCGGAAAGGAACGAGTAAATGATGTCCAAGCACGATGGTGAGTTTATCCTGATTGGCAAAGAGTTGTTTTTCTAACCACTGGAGCTGGGCCCGAGAAACCTTACCACCCCAGCTTCCCACTTTGCTGGTATCAAGGCCAATGAGGAATACTCCCGGCACGGGTTCCGCAGTCCAGTAACTCTGCGCTCCTTCAAAGCCATACCCCTGTAAGGCAAAAACCACGTTGTATTTGGAACTTCCCGTCAGAGTCGCCAGTGCTGGTTCTTTGTCTTTGGGTGGGATAGGGCTCACTTCGTGATTTCCGAGGATCGCATACGCCGGGACCCGGATTTCTTCCACCATTTCTCGTAAAAGGTCGATGTTCCAGGGTTCAGCATCTTTGGTGAGGTCACCGGCCAGAAGCACAAAGTCAAGGTCGGGAATGGCATTGACTTGGTCGATGGCTTCTTTGAAGAGGACTACCGAGGAATCTTCCATTTTCACGTTGTCCTTGGTGTTGGCTGCTGGATAGCTCAAATGTGGGTCGGAAATGACGGCAAACTTCACTTCCTGGAAAGCCCAGCATAATGTGCTTCCTGCAAGCACCAGCACCAAGACCGTTACCACGAGAAACAACCAGAACTTCCGCACCATTCAATCACCCCTTTCTTGAATCTATCGAAAAGGTACTCTTCAATCGTTAAGCGAGTTTGAGGGAATTACTAAAATTTTTTATCCTTGACTCCATGGGATTTATTGATAGAATAGAGATACCAGGGTCGCCGGAGTGGCGGAATAGGCAGACGCAACGGACTTAAAATCCGTTGGGGCGCAAGCTCCGTGCCGGTTCAATTCCGGCCTCCGGCACCAGGGGTGGGGAAAATTACTTTTTCCATCGTTTTTTTCTGGAGGGAAAACCTTTTCATCGATTTTGGCTCGGGTGGAGAGTTGGTTTGAAGTTCTGGGTTTTTCGTCCGCAGGTGGCGTTATTTCTCTTTTTTCCGTACTGGTTCTTTCCAAAAAGGACCTCCCCAGGAGATTGAGAGGGAACACTCGTTGTACTTATGTTCGTGGTGGATGAAGGTGGGACGTTTACCGCTGATTATCCCCAGTAAAGGTGCCTGGGTGGAAGAAATTCCTCAAGGATGGACCGAAGAATACCCCTCAAAAAGTTTTTGGTCCTGAAATAGTGAAGGAGTTTTGGAGATGGAACGGGAATACGGATTTCGACCAAAGAGAGAATGGACCAGTTTTGACTCTTTTAAAAAACAGTTTTTCATTTTACAATGGTCAAAAACATGGGGAGGAAAACCGTGGTGAAATCCTTCGAAGAATTTCTCCAAAGCATTCCCTTTTGTCTTACTGATGGAGCCATGGGAACAGAGCTCTTGCGGCGGGGTTATCCCCAGGATTTACCGCTTGAGCTTGCCAACCTTACCCATGGAGGACTGGTTCAGAGTATTCATGGTGAGTACGGGTCTTCCGGAGCCCAGATTTTCAAAACCAATACCTTCGGGGCGAATCCCCTGAAGCTTTCGGCATTTGGGCTTGAGGATAGGGTTGAGGCAATCATTCAGGAGGGAGTACGGTTAGCGCGAAGTGTGGCCCAGCGCAATACCTATATTTTCGGAAGTGTCGGTCCTCTGGGAAAACCGGTGGGGGGAGGGCTTGGGGTGAGCGATGGTGTGGCCCGGGAAAACTATAAACGCCAGATTGGAGCGCTTCTTGAATCCGGAGTCGACGCCATACTCTTTGAGACCATGGTTTCCACTCACGAAGTCCGTCTTGCCCTTGAGGTATTGGAATCACTGGATAGTGATATCCCGTACCTCGTGCAGTTTTCTTTCCTTCCCGATGGGACTACGCCCTATGGTGAAAGTGTTCACCAGGTCACCGCCTTTCTCCGGGGTATTCGTGCCTGTGTTGTGGGGATGAACTGTGGAAGCGGTCCTCAGGATGCCGTGAAAATCTTGGAGCAGTTTGCCCGGCACCTTCCTGGACCATTTTCGGTTCAGCCCAACGCCGGATATCCGCAGATGGTCCAGGGCCGGATGGTTTATGGAGCTCCTCCAGAGTACTTTGCCTCCTTTGCTGGAACCTTCCGTGCTCTGGGAGCAAAAATCCTCGGGGGATGCTGTGGCACGACCCCGGCACACATTCAGGCCTTAGCCCGGGTTCTGCGGGAAAACCAGACCGCTCCAGTCTTAGAGGTTTTGGAATTTCGGGAAGAGTTCTGGGAAAAACCCTCGCTTACTCGGTCGACTTTAGCTGAGAAATTGGGGAAACAGTTTGTGGTCACCGTGGAAATCAATCCTCCCAAGGGTATTGACCTGAGCCGGGTTCAAGAAGGTGTGCGTTCCCTTATGGCGGTGCATATCGATGCGGTGAACATCTCTGATTCTCCTATGGCCCGGATGCGGATTGCCCCCATTGCCCTGGCCCATCTCCGCAAAGGGGAACTTGGGGTGGAATCCATCGTGCACTTTACCTGCCGTGACCGAAATTTGATTTCCCTCCAATCCGAGCTTTTGGGCGCGGCCGCTTTGGGGGTGCAAAATATCCTGGCTCTCACCGGTGACCCTCCCTCGATTG contains:
- a CDS encoding molybdopterin-dependent oxidoreductase — translated: MSIIVGGREREKNTYFWILILVVVASLGVSEAKERVKLAPDTPDTEIIFMNPAEVDSSLLPLDSIKNLHTTGIPPENLDIGSWRLEISGVKAQSPLSLSYEELLALPMVKKKVLLICPGFFADYAEWEGVPLRTLLERAQVEEYRRIRLVGIDGYEVFFTQRELEEEKLDLLFLALRVNGEALPLEHGFPVRLVAEDFYGSRWVKWLKEIVVE
- a CDS encoding ABC transporter permease — protein: MRRIVGQIVENRMLFLLVLLLILFIVFSFGVPGFFTFYNLTNMTQYGVELGLLAMAEMLVILSGGGGIDLSVGSMLTLVAMVIGVLIGRAGLNPSLSILVGLLTGVGMGYVNGVLVSYLRILPLIVTLASLYIYKSLALIVAVDPRFGPNPMPVSNFPETFYFVGQYRLGGIPFQVLFIFIPVILILWFLLEKHAFGRYLYGVGNNETAAFFSGINVRRTRLTVYTLAGFLAALSGWIITSRIASARPDVGLGYEMQAITIAVLGGVNIKGGEGTIGGVIMGVAIITLLYNGMQLAGIHQIWQLGSLGVVLVGSVLLNQMLLARRKF
- a CDS encoding ABC transporter permease, whose product is MKRRTLLRKREFTVFGLIVVLAVVFSLTTERFLSVSNLTNLLLQLAGTAIAAIGMTMIIITGGIDVSIGSMLGMSSVVAGKLLMGSAPVFSVVLAAMGVGLLMGLVNGFLIAYGKIPPIIVTLGMLNIIRSLLFQLLGGRWVSGIPPAIRVIGLGKWLGIPISMWITVILIVFFSYFLNSRSLGRAIYALGNNPEAARVSGVNLAKTTLFVYTVTGILVGFAGLIYVARTGIVQTNTGTGFELEVIAAVVLGGTSILGGKGTVIGSLLGAFLVGIIKNGMVLLNVPALSEGLVIGALILVSVVIDVVRARGERL
- a CDS encoding sugar ABC transporter ATP-binding protein, with the protein product METILDVRSIVKSFGGVHALKGVDFSLRPGEVHALVGENGAGKSTLIKIISGALQPDRGEIHYLEKSVVIDSPRKAQEMGIATVYQEPLVYNELSAMENIFLGREIRRPWGSIDWKAEEEKARALFSSLDLPYHFLKEPMGELSVGLQQLVLIAKALAYESRVIIFDEPTAILTEHETERLFEIIRKLRERGVGIIYISHRLEEIFRIADRVTIMRDGEIRGTFSIGEVNRDRIVELMAGKLLVETIERKQKRGDTPVLLVENLTRKGRFYDISFEVFPGEILGFFGLVGSGRTDVAQTIFGIGSPDNGKVVFDGKTVQFTSPEEAMRSGIAYLPEDRKIQGLFPILSVGYNISITFLKELLGGLGVVNTKEEQKRGERYVHDLNIKTPNLWTKVYSLSGGNQQKVVIAKWLGTTPKVLFLDEPTRGVDVASKSEIHNLVAHLADQGLGVVIISSELPEILKLSDRVVVMHEGRITGIFERDEASSETIIRAATGERMVGVRTR
- a CDS encoding autoinducer 2 ABC transporter substrate-binding protein, with protein sequence MKKYGVLVLLVVFTVLFLSSVAFAKYKIAFVPKLIGIPYFNAMEEGGKKAAADLDVEFIYTGPVTADVAKQIEIVDNLITQGVDAIAVAPNDPAAIAPVLKKAKEKGILAMTSDTDGDFRDLFVNQALQDEIGYTIMDELAKAMGEEGEFAIVSCGPTAWNLNTWILYELQRLANYPKMKLVTIRYAEEDVQQAINVMLDLINAFPNLKGVIGQCSTSAPGVAEAIEQAGKSGQIVSTGLSVPSMMAKYVKSGTVKSFVLWNPVDLGYLTVWAAKYLLDGNQFEDGKEYDVPGISTKPRYIAKDKMLVLGPPKVFDVSNIEEFEKLF
- a CDS encoding alkaline phosphatase, producing MFGKMRYFLVTTVILTMVFVSQAAFAAGVKYLFFFVGDGMSIPAIQATEFYLHDLKSDTPGREPISFTKFPVVGLTSTFDAGRYITDSASAMTALMSGRKTVDGVINMDPGKTEKFTTLAEEAKAAGMKIGNLSTVSLDHATPAGLYAHNPSRNNYYEIALELSESGFDYFAGGGFRQPTGKEKDKENIFDILAKKGYTVIRNRSDFEKLTPPKDKVIVINPVLDSEAAMPYAIDRSAEQFALAELVRKGIELLDNPKGFFMMVEGGKIDWACHANDIRSVIGDILDFEQAVAEAVKFYEKHPEETLIVVTADHGNGGLSLGYALTGYNLYLELIENQKVSYEVFEGKVKEYAQNTPKDQQSLKSFWPTIQENFGFLWLTPEEKSQLEEKVKNGDKEAAKTLAMVLTEYEMARLEKAFAASMSEEPPKGDEAKVLYGGYDPLTVTLTHIMGQKAGISWTTYSHTAEPTAVFALGKHSELFDGWYDNTELYTKMKQALGLGAAVTQSQY
- a CDS encoding metallophosphoesterase — translated: MVRKFWLFLVVTVLVLVLAGSTLCWAFQEVKFAVISDPHLSYPAANTKDNVKMEDSSVVLFKEAIDQVNAIPDLDFVLLAGDLTKDAEPWNIDLLREMVEEIRVPAYAILGNHEVSPIPPKDKEPALATLTGSSKYNVVFALQGYGFEGAQSYWTAEPVPGVFLIGLDTSKVGSWGGKVSRAQLQWLEKQLFANQDKLTIVLGHHLLVPFREEEKKPEWKNFYLDNADEVIALFEKYPQVSFYLSGHRHVSTIPVEKNGIWYVENASTLTYPMSYTVYTLTPKTLSYEVVRLTATPEIWEISRKTMLEDAWWKPSSDATPEQVQAYYEANEFVKYSMPVRFQK
- a CDS encoding bifunctional homocysteine S-methyltransferase/methylenetetrahydrofolate reductase, encoding MVKSFEEFLQSIPFCLTDGAMGTELLRRGYPQDLPLELANLTHGGLVQSIHGEYGSSGAQIFKTNTFGANPLKLSAFGLEDRVEAIIQEGVRLARSVAQRNTYIFGSVGPLGKPVGGGLGVSDGVARENYKRQIGALLESGVDAILFETMVSTHEVRLALEVLESLDSDIPYLVQFSFLPDGTTPYGESVHQVTAFLRGIRACVVGMNCGSGPQDAVKILEQFARHLPGPFSVQPNAGYPQMVQGRMVYGAPPEYFASFAGTFRALGAKILGGCCGTTPAHIQALARVLRENQTAPVLEVLEFREEFWEKPSLTRSTLAEKLGKQFVVTVEINPPKGIDLSRVQEGVRSLMAVHIDAVNISDSPMARMRIAPIALAHLRKGELGVESIVHFTCRDRNLISLQSELLGAAALGVQNILALTGDPPSIGDHPFVRPVFEVNSEGLIQVLVRLNQGIDFAGNPLGQATNFTIGVALNPGL